The following proteins are co-located in the Microvirga ossetica genome:
- a CDS encoding HugZ family protein: MAKDPVLPVDDEARALAKKLMRTARSGALATNDAESGTPFASLVQVGTDLDGSPVILTSQLSAHTRLLEADPRCSLLLSSIGKGDPLAHPRLTLVARAERLERESDEAADIRRRYLLQHPKAELYVDFPDFAFWRLKVLSGSLNGGFGKAYRMAAEDLLADVSGFFDFYDFEAGAVEHMNSDHADAIALYATQLCGAREGAWHMIGIDPEGIQMALGDEILRLAFPKTLSGPHEVRPMLIRLANEARSRQS, translated from the coding sequence ATGGCAAAGGATCCGGTCCTGCCCGTCGACGACGAGGCCCGTGCGCTGGCAAAAAAGCTGATGCGCACCGCGCGCTCGGGCGCGCTCGCCACCAACGATGCCGAGAGCGGCACGCCGTTCGCGAGCCTCGTTCAGGTGGGAACGGATCTCGACGGCTCTCCGGTCATTCTCACCTCGCAGCTTTCCGCTCACACACGCCTGCTGGAAGCCGATCCGCGCTGCTCGCTGCTGCTCTCCTCCATCGGCAAGGGCGACCCGCTGGCGCATCCGCGCCTGACCCTCGTGGCGCGGGCTGAGCGCCTCGAGCGTGAGAGCGACGAGGCGGCTGATATCCGCCGCCGCTATCTGCTGCAGCATCCGAAGGCCGAGCTTTACGTCGACTTTCCGGACTTCGCCTTCTGGCGCCTCAAGGTTCTGTCCGGCAGCCTCAACGGCGGCTTCGGCAAGGCCTATCGCATGGCGGCGGAGGATCTGCTCGCCGATGTCTCCGGCTTCTTCGACTTCTACGATTTCGAGGCGGGAGCTGTGGAGCACATGAACAGCGATCACGCCGACGCGATCGCGCTTTATGCGACGCAGCTCTGCGGGGCGCGCGAAGGCGCCTGGCACATGATCGGCATCGATCCGGAAGGGATCCAGATGGCGCTCGGCGACGAGATCCTGCGGCTTGCCTTCCCGAAGACGCTCTCCGGCCCGCACGAGGTGCGCC
- the hutX gene encoding heme utilization cystosolic carrier protein HutX: MQSAEDLVQQDLAASPDGVLETIAETRDVPFQTVLDRLPQGTTSRVPGALFEAIWSDLTGWGELTFVVHTQDGFFESEGTIVPGEFGHGYFNVHGDSPIGGHFRMDRCRFIYFVDRPYFGTRSCSLHFVNEEGGAMFKIYVGYNKDHTLKADQVARFEALRARYRDTE, from the coding sequence ATGCAGAGTGCAGAAGACCTCGTCCAACAGGATCTCGCCGCCAGTCCCGACGGCGTCCTGGAGACGATTGCCGAAACGCGCGACGTTCCCTTCCAGACCGTGCTCGATCGCCTGCCGCAGGGGACGACATCGCGCGTTCCGGGCGCGCTTTTCGAGGCTATCTGGAGCGACCTCACCGGCTGGGGCGAGCTCACCTTCGTCGTGCATACCCAGGACGGGTTCTTCGAGAGCGAAGGCACGATCGTGCCGGGCGAGTTCGGCCACGGCTATTTCAACGTCCACGGCGACAGCCCCATCGGCGGGCATTTCCGGATGGATCGCTGCCGGTTCATCTATTTCGTCGACCGGCCCTATTTCGGCACCCGCTCCTGCTCCCTGCACTTCGTCAACGAGGAGGGCGGCGCGATGTTCAAGATTTACGTCGGCTACAACAAGGACCATACTCTCAAGGCGGATCAGGTCGCCCGGTTCGAGGCGTTGCGCGCGCGATACCGCGACACCGAGTAA
- a CDS encoding antibiotic biosynthesis monooxygenase family protein: protein MFIAMNRFKVLKDATQDFEQLWLSRESRLHELDGFVEFHMLRGPEREDHVLYSSHTVWASRAHFEAWTRSEQFRASHSRSNTGSNKPLTLGHPEFEGFEVIQTIGRHATAAE, encoded by the coding sequence ATGTTCATCGCCATGAACCGCTTCAAGGTTCTTAAAGACGCCACGCAGGATTTCGAGCAGCTCTGGCTCTCCCGGGAGAGCCGCCTGCACGAGCTCGACGGCTTCGTCGAATTCCACATGCTGCGCGGTCCCGAGCGCGAGGACCACGTGCTCTATTCCTCGCACACGGTTTGGGCCTCGCGGGCGCATTTCGAGGCCTGGACGCGCTCGGAGCAGTTCCGCGCCTCGCACAGCCGGTCCAATACTGGATCCAACAAGCCGCTGACCCTCGGCCATCCCGAGTTCGAGGGCTTCGAGGTCATCCAGACCATCGGCCGCCACGCGACGGCCGCGGAGTAG
- a CDS encoding heme/hemin ABC transporter substrate-binding protein, translating to MKPALVAGCSDERSDPVHVSGPTMTMLSRRTLLLASPLLFCASHLRADPSHRIVSIGGAVTEILYRLGRQDEIVGVDSTSLFPEEALKTKKNVGYVRQLGAEGVLSLNPTLVIASEGAGPPDSLRLIEQAGVSIVRVTDEPSAAGIAKRVETVAKAVDAPDRGAALVAEIEKGFKQLAEAKARVTRPAKALFVLSLQNGRPLVGGQGTTADAMLALAGATNVASSLTGWKPLSDEGLIAAAPDAIVMMNHGPGGAASDPFAYPAFAATPAAAQRRVIVMDSLYLLGFGPRTPDAARDLMASLHADQVVAVKP from the coding sequence GTGAAACCAGCTCTCGTTGCCGGGTGCAGCGACGAGCGATCCGATCCCGTTCACGTCTCAGGCCCAACCATGACCATGCTGTCGCGTCGCACCCTGCTTCTCGCATCGCCTCTCCTGTTCTGCGCATCGCATCTGCGCGCCGATCCGTCCCACCGGATCGTCAGCATCGGCGGAGCCGTGACCGAGATCCTCTATCGCCTGGGGCGGCAGGACGAGATCGTCGGCGTGGATTCAACGAGCCTCTTTCCGGAAGAGGCGCTGAAGACGAAGAAGAATGTCGGCTACGTCCGCCAGCTCGGCGCCGAGGGCGTGCTGTCCCTCAACCCGACGCTCGTCATCGCCTCGGAGGGTGCAGGCCCCCCCGATTCCCTGCGCCTGATCGAGCAGGCGGGCGTGTCGATCGTCCGCGTCACGGACGAACCGAGCGCGGCCGGAATCGCGAAGCGGGTCGAGACCGTCGCCAAGGCCGTGGACGCTCCGGACAGGGGCGCCGCGCTCGTGGCCGAGATCGAGAAGGGATTTAAGCAATTGGCCGAGGCGAAGGCGCGGGTGACGCGGCCGGCCAAGGCCCTCTTCGTGCTCTCGCTGCAGAACGGGCGCCCGCTCGTCGGCGGCCAGGGCACCACAGCGGATGCCATGCTCGCGCTCGCCGGCGCCACCAATGTCGCCTCTTCCCTCACCGGCTGGAAGCCCCTGTCCGACGAGGGACTGATCGCGGCGGCGCCCGACGCCATCGTGATGATGAATCACGGCCCCGGCGGCGCGGCGTCCGATCCCTTCGCCTATCCCGCTTTCGCCGCGACGCCGGCCGCGGCGCAGCGGCGCGTGATCGTCATGGATTCGCTCTACCTGCTCGGCTTCGGCCCGCGCACACCCGATGCGGCGCGCGACCTGATGGCGTCGCTTCATGCCGATCAGGTCGTCGCAGTCAAGCCATGA
- a CDS encoding FecCD family ABC transporter permease, with protein sequence MTVLALDRDDLRAAIRDRRMLLLLALAGLLVLVSLVGLGLGATGVPPSRVLAVLADALTGRAVSGGDALIVLQVRLPRLLLGLLIGAALASTGALMQGLFRNPLADPGLVGVSAGAALAAAATIVLGDRLLAPLIGPLPFGALPVGAFAGGLLTTLALYVVATRSGRTSIATMLLAGVAFGALAGAVMGLFSYLSDDRQLRDLSFWSLGSLSGATWTKVMAVTPFILPTLLAMPFLARGLNALSLGEAEAFHLGVPVQRVKAVTILLVAVAVGASVAAAGMIGFVGIVVPHVLRLIAGADHKMLLPASALLGAALLVTADTVARTIAAPAELPIGILTAAIGAPFFLWLLLRRQGGVVL encoded by the coding sequence ATGACCGTCCTCGCCCTGGACAGGGACGACCTGCGCGCCGCCATCCGCGACCGCAGGATGCTTTTGCTGCTCGCGCTCGCGGGTCTGCTCGTCCTGGTCAGCCTTGTCGGGTTGGGCCTCGGCGCGACTGGCGTTCCGCCGTCGCGCGTCCTCGCCGTCCTTGCGGACGCGCTCACCGGCCGCGCCGTGTCCGGCGGCGATGCGCTCATCGTCCTGCAGGTGCGTCTGCCGCGGCTGCTGCTCGGACTTCTCATCGGCGCCGCGCTCGCCTCCACGGGCGCGCTGATGCAGGGACTGTTCCGCAACCCGCTCGCCGATCCCGGCCTCGTCGGCGTCTCGGCCGGCGCAGCGCTAGCGGCCGCCGCAACGATCGTGCTCGGCGACAGGCTGCTCGCGCCGCTCATCGGCCCGCTGCCCTTCGGCGCGCTGCCTGTCGGCGCCTTTGCCGGCGGCCTGCTGACGACGCTCGCGCTCTATGTCGTCGCCACCCGCAGCGGGCGCACCTCGATTGCCACCATGCTTCTGGCAGGTGTCGCCTTCGGCGCGCTCGCGGGCGCGGTCATGGGTCTGTTCTCGTATCTCAGCGACGACCGGCAATTGCGCGACCTGTCGTTCTGGTCCCTCGGTTCCTTGAGTGGTGCCACCTGGACGAAGGTGATGGCCGTGACGCCCTTCATCCTGCCGACGTTGCTAGCGATGCCATTCCTGGCGCGCGGCCTGAACGCCCTGTCGCTCGGCGAGGCGGAAGCCTTTCATCTCGGCGTGCCGGTGCAGCGGGTGAAGGCCGTCACGATCCTGCTCGTCGCGGTGGCGGTCGGCGCCTCGGTCGCCGCTGCCGGCATGATCGGCTTCGTCGGGATCGTCGTGCCGCATGTGCTGCGCCTGATCGCAGGTGCCGACCACAAGATGCTGCTGCCGGCTTCCGCCCTGCTCGGAGCGGCTTTGCTCGTCACCGCCGATACGGTGGCGCGCACGATCGCGGCGCCGGCGGAACTGCCCATCGGCATTCTCACCGCCGCCATCGGCGCGCCGTTCTTCCTCTGGCTCCTGCTGCGCCGCCAGGGCGGCGTGGTGCTATGA
- a CDS encoding heme ABC transporter ATP-binding protein — protein sequence MSALLEASGISHSSGGRLLIDRIDLAIGGGTFTIVLGPNGAGKSTLLRILSGELAPSQGEVRLDGRPLRSIAPWRLAHSRAVMPQASDLSLPFTVFEVASLGVEGIGRGLSRRDRQHLAQAALEQADVAHLVHRNYQTLSGGERQRVHFARVLAQLQAGRTVETRQVLFLDEPIASLDLKHQLALLQTAKSLARGGLAVVAVLHDLQLAAGVGDDLVLMNGGRLVTRGKPETVLTPARLAEVFGVTLATAALPPSPWTLSTTGLPSAEAEAP from the coding sequence ATGAGCGCTCTTCTCGAAGCGAGCGGCATCTCGCACAGCAGCGGCGGGCGCCTGCTGATCGACCGCATCGATCTCGCCATCGGCGGCGGCACCTTCACCATCGTCCTCGGCCCGAACGGCGCCGGCAAATCCACGCTGCTGCGCATCCTTTCCGGCGAGCTTGCGCCGAGCCAGGGCGAGGTGCGGCTCGACGGCCGTCCGCTGCGCTCCATCGCGCCCTGGCGCCTCGCGCACAGCCGGGCGGTGATGCCGCAGGCTTCCGATCTCAGCCTCCCCTTCACGGTCTTCGAGGTCGCGAGCCTCGGCGTCGAGGGGATCGGCCGGGGCCTGTCGCGACGCGACCGCCAGCATCTTGCACAGGCAGCGCTGGAACAGGCAGACGTCGCCCATCTCGTCCACCGCAACTACCAGACTCTGTCGGGCGGCGAGCGCCAGCGGGTCCACTTCGCCCGGGTGCTGGCGCAATTGCAGGCCGGGCGGACGGTCGAGACGCGGCAAGTGCTGTTTCTCGACGAGCCCATCGCGAGCCTCGACCTGAAGCACCAGCTCGCCCTGCTCCAGACGGCGAAGAGCCTTGCAAGGGGCGGCCTTGCGGTCGTGGCCGTGCTGCACGACCTGCAGCTCGCCGCAGGGGTCGGTGACGATTTGGTCCTCATGAACGGGGGCCGCCTCGTCACGCGCGGAAAACCCGAGACGGTGCTCACGCCGGCGCGTCTCGCCGAAGTTTTTGGCGTGACTCTTGCCACCGCCGCTCTGCCGCCGAGCCCATGGACGCTGTCGACGACGGGACTGCCTTCTGCCGAGGCGGAAGCACCCTGA
- a CDS encoding LacI family DNA-binding transcriptional regulator — MSNLKLLAHSLGLSITTVSRALDGYSDVAQATRERVQAAAQAMNYRPNPAARSLRRRKAEAVAVTLPTEPGRFGPPIFLNMLAACGQRLAEEGLDLMLLPTAGRAGEMDTYRRLLDGRRADAVIVVRTRLDDERVAFLKERGIPFVTHGRTARPDEHAFIDGDGEAGFRDAVRQLASLGHRRIAHIAAPQDLTFAHLRRKGWLKGLEEAGHGEPIEYTAQPTEAGGYEAAQWLLQQSAPPTALLCATDSMAIGALSALKERGFTAGREIAVIGHDNLPSAAFTDPPLSSMEIAAPDVGRQLAEMLIARLGGREAGELQTILPVRQVPRATHGPAN; from the coding sequence GTGTCGAACCTGAAGCTGCTCGCGCATTCCCTAGGCCTGTCGATCACGACGGTGTCGCGGGCGCTCGACGGCTATTCCGACGTGGCGCAGGCCACCCGCGAGCGCGTGCAAGCAGCCGCCCAGGCGATGAACTACCGGCCCAATCCCGCCGCCCGTAGCCTGCGGCGGCGCAAGGCCGAGGCGGTGGCCGTGACCCTGCCGACGGAGCCGGGGCGGTTCGGCCCTCCGATCTTCCTCAACATGCTCGCCGCCTGCGGCCAGAGGCTCGCCGAGGAAGGCCTCGACCTGATGCTGCTGCCGACCGCCGGACGCGCCGGCGAGATGGATACCTACCGGCGGCTCCTGGACGGACGGCGCGCCGATGCGGTGATCGTGGTGCGTACGCGTCTCGACGACGAGCGCGTCGCCTTCCTGAAGGAGCGCGGCATCCCCTTCGTCACCCATGGCCGCACCGCGCGGCCCGACGAGCATGCCTTCATCGACGGCGACGGCGAGGCCGGCTTCCGGGACGCCGTCCGACAGCTCGCATCTCTCGGCCACCGGCGTATCGCTCACATCGCCGCTCCGCAGGATCTGACCTTCGCCCATCTGCGCCGCAAGGGCTGGCTGAAAGGTCTCGAAGAAGCAGGTCATGGGGAGCCGATCGAATACACGGCGCAGCCGACGGAAGCGGGCGGCTATGAGGCTGCGCAATGGCTGCTTCAGCAGAGCGCACCACCGACCGCATTGTTGTGCGCCACCGACAGCATGGCCATCGGCGCCTTGAGCGCCCTCAAGGAACGCGGCTTCACCGCCGGACGCGAGATCGCCGTGATCGGGCACGACAATCTGCCCTCTGCCGCCTTCACCGACCCGCCTTTGTCGAGCATGGAGATCGCAGCTCCCGATGTGGGCCGGCAACTGGCGGAGATGCTGATCGCACGGCTTGGTGGCCGCGAGGCCGGCGAGTTGCAAACCATTCTGCCGGTTCGGCAGGTTCCGCGGGCGACCCACGGACCGGCCAACTGA
- a CDS encoding ABC transporter substrate-binding protein, translated as MTHPVSLRAIVAAAALFGGMTVAQAQETIFYSTQLRPIEEATKVRDVLLKGIPGKVTYVVDEPPAFAVRMKAETQAGKRTASVVGALHGELQPHVPADLQPVDDVAAKLTDRGIPASLMDLGKLGTGQQQYIPWMQATYVMVANKQALQYLPAGADVNSLTYAQLQQWGKNIVDKTGQRRLGFPAGPTGLLPRFFQGYFYPSFTGGVVTTFKSADAEAGWNALKDLWAVSNPNSTNYNFMQEPLLAGEVWIAWDHIARVKEALTLQPDQFVAFPAPAGPKGRGYMPVIAGLAIPKDAPNRAGAVAVIEHMTKPATQLATAAEVGFFPVVKAELPTDLAPGIKALAGAVAATQNAKDALVSLLPVGLGAKGGEFNKVYMDSFQRIVLRNEPVKDVLEAQAKTLDTLMKDTGAPCWAPDKPSQGACAVQ; from the coding sequence ATGACGCATCCGGTATCGCTTCGCGCCATTGTCGCCGCGGCAGCCCTTTTCGGAGGGATGACCGTCGCGCAGGCGCAGGAAACCATCTTCTACTCGACGCAGCTCCGCCCCATCGAAGAGGCAACCAAGGTCCGCGATGTCCTGCTGAAAGGGATCCCCGGCAAGGTCACCTACGTGGTCGATGAGCCGCCCGCCTTCGCGGTCCGCATGAAGGCCGAGACGCAGGCCGGCAAGCGCACGGCAAGCGTCGTCGGCGCGCTGCATGGCGAATTGCAGCCGCATGTGCCGGCCGATCTCCAGCCCGTCGATGATGTCGCCGCGAAGCTGACCGATCGCGGCATCCCCGCAAGCCTGATGGATCTCGGCAAGCTCGGCACGGGCCAGCAGCAATACATCCCGTGGATGCAGGCGACTTACGTAATGGTCGCCAACAAGCAGGCGCTGCAATACCTGCCTGCGGGCGCCGACGTGAACAGCCTCACCTATGCGCAGCTGCAGCAATGGGGCAAGAACATCGTCGACAAGACCGGCCAGCGCCGCCTCGGCTTCCCGGCCGGCCCGACGGGCCTGCTGCCGCGCTTCTTCCAAGGCTATTTCTATCCCTCCTTCACCGGCGGCGTGGTGACGACCTTCAAGTCCGCCGATGCGGAAGCCGGCTGGAATGCGCTGAAGGATCTGTGGGCAGTGTCGAACCCGAACTCCACCAACTACAACTTCATGCAGGAGCCGCTGCTCGCCGGCGAGGTGTGGATCGCGTGGGATCACATCGCCCGCGTGAAGGAAGCGCTCACCCTTCAGCCCGACCAGTTCGTCGCGTTTCCTGCGCCGGCCGGCCCGAAGGGACGCGGCTACATGCCGGTGATCGCCGGTCTCGCCATTCCGAAGGATGCGCCGAACCGCGCCGGTGCCGTGGCGGTGATCGAGCACATGACGAAGCCCGCGACGCAGCTCGCCACCGCCGCCGAAGTCGGCTTCTTCCCGGTCGTGAAGGCGGAACTGCCGACGGATCTCGCGCCCGGCATCAAAGCGCTCGCCGGCGCGGTTGCGGCGACGCAGAACGCGAAGGATGCGCTCGTTTCGCTCCTGCCCGTGGGCCTCGGCGCCAAGGGCGGCGAGTTCAACAAGGTCTACATGGATTCGTTCCAGCGCATCGTGCTGCGCAACGAGCCGGTCAAGGACGTGCTCGAAGCCCAGGCCAAGACACTCGACACGCTCATGAAGGACACCGGCGCGCCGTGCTGGGCTCCGGACAAGCCGAGCCAGGGCGCCTGCGCGGTTCAGTAA
- a CDS encoding carbohydrate ABC transporter permease: MPARTSWIPYALIAPSVLFLGALFLVPLVQTVWLSVSAGDGLSLENYRRMASDLNFSLAVKNTFLLTLVVVPLQVVLALAMATMVTKLDKGRDLVLWVLTIPLGISDLAAGLAWLALLQNTGYLNSALYALGIIQGPVGWLSQETPVALFFAIVLAELWRATAIVLVILIAGLQLIPKEFAEAAEIFGARPWTRFTRITLPLLKPSLQSALILRTVLAFEVFAVVYALGGRNFPVLAGEAYVWQNDNQNYGVAAAYAVLIMAISLAATAVYLRVLRTHPEQLP, encoded by the coding sequence ATGCCTGCGCGCACATCCTGGATTCCCTATGCGCTGATCGCGCCGTCCGTCCTCTTTCTCGGCGCCCTGTTTCTCGTGCCGCTGGTGCAGACGGTGTGGCTGTCGGTCTCGGCGGGAGATGGCCTGTCGCTGGAGAACTACCGGCGCATGGCGAGCGACCTGAATTTCTCGCTCGCCGTCAAGAACACGTTCCTGCTCACCCTCGTGGTCGTGCCGCTCCAGGTCGTGCTGGCGCTTGCTATGGCAACGATGGTGACGAAGCTCGACAAGGGCCGCGATCTCGTCCTGTGGGTGCTCACCATTCCGCTCGGCATCTCGGATCTCGCAGCAGGCCTTGCCTGGCTCGCCCTGCTGCAGAACACCGGCTATCTGAATTCCGCGCTCTACGCGCTGGGGATCATCCAAGGCCCCGTCGGATGGCTCTCGCAGGAGACGCCGGTCGCCCTGTTCTTCGCCATCGTGCTCGCCGAGCTCTGGCGCGCCACTGCCATCGTTCTGGTGATCCTGATCGCCGGCCTGCAACTGATCCCGAAGGAATTTGCCGAAGCCGCCGAGATCTTCGGGGCCAGGCCCTGGACGCGCTTCACGCGGATCACCCTGCCGCTTCTGAAGCCGAGCCTGCAATCGGCTCTGATCCTGCGCACGGTGCTCGCCTTCGAGGTCTTCGCCGTCGTCTACGCGCTCGGCGGGCGCAATTTTCCCGTCCTCGCCGGTGAGGCCTATGTCTGGCAGAACGACAACCAGAACTACGGCGTCGCCGCGGCCTATGCGGTGCTCATCATGGCGATCTCGCTCGCCGCGACCGCCGTCTACCTGCGCGTGCTGAGAACGCATCCGGAGCAGCTCCCATGA
- a CDS encoding carbohydrate ABC transporter permease has protein sequence MALPSARRLLLWTGLAVLIAWVLVPIYLVALGAFGGRLGVFRWPKSIWPTDLSFAAMSQFLAIEGVFNALLNSLIAAGLTVVFSIALGAPAGYALARYTFRGQNAYRLLVLLTRAFPLAILALPLTVSFIRLGLYDTPFGVSLIHTVLALPFAALVTQSLFMGIPREYEEAAWVFGCTRFQAFIKVILPLALPGLAATAIFAFVISWNEVFAASILTVRERTLTAYLLRILAESPLHYRFAGGFILIIPSVLFIFAVRRYLFAVWGIASK, from the coding sequence ATGGCTCTTCCCTCCGCGCGGCGCCTGCTGCTCTGGACCGGGCTTGCGGTGCTGATCGCCTGGGTGCTGGTGCCGATCTATCTCGTGGCGCTTGGCGCCTTCGGCGGCAGACTCGGCGTGTTCCGCTGGCCGAAATCGATCTGGCCCACGGACCTGTCCTTTGCGGCCATGAGCCAGTTCCTCGCCATCGAGGGCGTGTTCAACGCCCTGCTCAACTCGCTCATCGCCGCGGGGCTCACGGTGGTGTTCTCCATCGCGCTCGGCGCGCCCGCAGGCTATGCGCTGGCGCGCTACACGTTCCGCGGGCAGAACGCCTATCGCCTGCTCGTCCTGCTCACCCGCGCCTTCCCGCTCGCCATTCTGGCGCTGCCGCTCACCGTCTCGTTCATCCGCTTAGGGCTCTACGACACGCCCTTCGGCGTCTCGCTGATCCACACAGTGCTGGCGCTTCCCTTCGCGGCGCTCGTCACGCAGAGCCTGTTCATGGGCATTCCGCGCGAATACGAGGAGGCCGCCTGGGTCTTCGGATGCACACGCTTTCAGGCCTTCATCAAGGTGATCCTGCCGCTGGCCCTGCCGGGCCTTGCGGCGACTGCCATCTTCGCCTTCGTGATCTCCTGGAACGAGGTTTTCGCGGCCTCCATCCTCACCGTGCGCGAGCGGACGCTCACCGCCTACCTGCTCCGAATTCTCGCCGAGAGCCCGCTTCACTACCGCTTCGCCGGCGGCTTCATCCTTATCATCCCCTCCGTGCTCTTCATCTTCGCCGTCAGAAGATATTTGTTCGCGGTGTGGGGCATTGCCAGCAAGTAA
- a CDS encoding ABC transporter ATP-binding protein, with protein sequence MADIVIDRVVKEFGSFRALQEVSLTVNDGEFVALLGPSGCGKTTLLRIIAGLETQTAGRVVIGGQDVSDLAPRKRGLAMVFQNYAVFPHMTVFENVAFGLRMQKASQADVKRKVERAAALLHIESYLDRYPAKLSGGQRQRVAVARALAVEPAVLLMDEPLSNLDALLRLEMRTELKAVLRAVGTTTIYVTHDQTEAMGLADRIAVMYGGKIDQIGSPLEIYATPATRFVGGFIGSPPMNFIKVQCSGGTARIGEAAMPCPATGQNLELGLRGEDASLSPNGSGIPFDVRVVEPMGSHLLLTGAIDGQLARIVAPPTAKVNAGERVGLNVDPSRVTWIDGGTGRAIARA encoded by the coding sequence ATGGCTGATATCGTCATCGATCGCGTCGTCAAGGAATTCGGCTCGTTCCGCGCCCTGCAGGAGGTGTCGCTCACCGTGAACGACGGCGAGTTCGTCGCCCTGCTCGGTCCCTCCGGCTGCGGCAAGACCACGTTGCTTCGCATCATCGCAGGCCTCGAGACGCAGACCGCCGGCCGCGTCGTGATCGGCGGGCAGGATGTGAGCGACCTCGCGCCGCGCAAGCGCGGGCTGGCGATGGTGTTCCAGAACTACGCCGTCTTCCCGCACATGACCGTGTTCGAGAACGTCGCCTTCGGCCTGCGCATGCAGAAGGCATCGCAGGCCGACGTCAAGCGCAAGGTCGAGCGCGCGGCGGCCCTGCTCCATATCGAGAGCTATCTCGACCGCTATCCGGCCAAACTCTCGGGCGGCCAGCGCCAGCGCGTGGCGGTGGCGCGCGCGCTCGCAGTCGAGCCTGCCGTGCTGCTCATGGACGAGCCGCTCTCCAATCTCGACGCGCTGCTGCGGCTCGAGATGCGCACGGAGCTGAAGGCGGTGCTGCGCGCGGTCGGCACCACAACGATCTATGTGACGCACGACCAGACCGAGGCCATGGGCCTCGCCGACCGCATTGCCGTGATGTATGGCGGCAAGATCGACCAGATCGGCTCGCCGCTCGAGATCTACGCCACGCCTGCGACCCGCTTCGTCGGCGGCTTCATCGGCTCGCCGCCCATGAACTTCATCAAGGTCCAGTGCAGCGGAGGCACGGCGCGGATCGGCGAGGCCGCAATGCCATGCCCGGCCACGGGCCAGAATCTGGAGCTCGGGCTTCGCGGCGAGGATGCGAGCCTGAGCCCCAACGGCTCGGGCATTCCCTTCGACGTGCGCGTCGTCGAGCCGATGGGATCGCATCTGCTCCTCACCGGCGCCATCGACGGGCAGCTCGCCCGCATCGTCGCGCCGCCGACGGCAAAAGTGAATGCCGGCGAGCGCGTCGGCCTCAATGTCGACCCCTCCCGCGTGACCTGGATCGACGGCGGCACCGGACGCGCCATCGCCCGGGCCTGA